In Paenibacillus sonchi, the genomic stretch GCTCGGCGCCCAGTTCCTGCAGAAGAACTACGGCGGCCAGGGCATCCTGCTCTCCGGTGTTCCCGGCGTCAGCAGAGGCAAGGTCAGCATTATCGGCGGCGGCGTAGTCGGCACGAACGCAGCCAAGATGGCGATCGGATTGGGTGCCGAAGTGACGATTGTTGATCTCAGCGCGGACAGACTCCGCCAGCTGGATGATATTTTTGGCGCACAGATTAGCACGCTGATCTCCAATCCTTACAACATTGCCAGGGCTGTGGCCGAAGCGGATCTGCTGGTAGGCGCAGTGCTGATCCCCGGTGCGAAAGCGCCGAAGCTGGTTACTGAAGAGATGGTCAAGACAATGAAGCCGGGCTCGGTTATTGTTGACGTAGCGATTGACCAAGGCGGCATTGTGGAAACCATCGACCGGGTAACCACACATGACCATCCTGTCTTCGAGAAATATGGCGTACTGCATTACTCGGTAGCCAACATGCCGGGCGCTGTAGCGAAGACCTCGACCATGGCTCTAACCAACGTTACGGTACCTTATGCGCTGCAAATTGCCAATAAGGGCGTGTTCAAGGCGATTGAAGACAATGCCGGCCTGAAGAGCGGCGTCAACGTAGCCAATGGCAGAATCACCTGCCGGGCCGTGGCAGAGGCTCTTGGGGAAGAGTACTACACAGTAGAGCAAGCATTAGAGCAGGGCTTCACCCTGATCTAGAGCAAGCGAGCCGGCCACAGACAGAAGCAGAGAGAACAGAGGGGAACAATAATTGCAGCAGTCCGGGAGCGATCAGCCGGGCTGTTTTTTTGTATTAGACGTCATAACCTTCCTCTAACACGCCACCCTATAGTCAGCCGCCATGCTGCGGGATATAATGAAATCACTTATAGTACGAGTAGTACAACATTTCGGCTATTTTCAGGTTGGGGTGGGGACAATGACAGATTCTGAGCCATCATTTGATCGTTTTTTTGACAGTATGGAATCCCTGGCGGATACCCTCAGCGAGTCGCTGCAGTCGCAGGTGACGATTGAGGACAGCAATCATCACGTGATCGGAT encodes the following:
- the ald gene encoding alanine dehydrogenase, whose protein sequence is MIIGVPKEIKNNENRVAITPAGVVSLVADGHQVLVEAGAGTGSGFLNEEYAAAGAELITEASAVWAAAEMVMKVKEPLESEYSYFRPGLILFTYLHLAPEPTLASALKDNGVFAIGYETVVDGRTLPLLTPMSEVAGRMSVQLGAQFLQKNYGGQGILLSGVPGVSRGKVSIIGGGVVGTNAAKMAIGLGAEVTIVDLSADRLRQLDDIFGAQISTLISNPYNIARAVAEADLLVGAVLIPGAKAPKLVTEEMVKTMKPGSVIVDVAIDQGGIVETIDRVTTHDHPVFEKYGVLHYSVANMPGAVAKTSTMALTNVTVPYALQIANKGVFKAIEDNAGLKSGVNVANGRITCRAVAEALGEEYYTVEQALEQGFTLI